TATTCCAGTCATCGGCCAAGTTTACGCAAGTGTTTGAGAAAACAAAATCATTTCAAGAGCAGCATCTTCCGAGTTTGACTGAAATCACCAGCCTGTATCTGGTAAAGATAGACACCAGCACTCACTTGTCTCCCCAAATCATCAGTGCCATCCCAGACAGCTATTCTTTTACCAGCATCCTGTGACTGGTTGACCAGAGTCGTTATCTGTTTACCCAATATATCATAGATACCAAGGGTGACCTGAGCCTGTTCCGGCAAGTCATAGGAAATGGTTGTAGTGGGATTGAAGGGATTGGGATAGTTTTGTTTCAAGGCAAAACCGTCAGGCAATACTAATTCATCATTTATACCTGTTTGAATCCCCCCTGTCCTGGCAATGGTTGCCGCCTGCAATATTTCAGATGTTCCGAAATCTTGAACAAAAGCAACTATCTTGATGTTCTTCTTATCCCAGGAAATTGGGTTTACATAAGGGTCAGGATTAACAGGAGGATTTTCATCAAGGGTCCAAGAATAGGTTTTTACGACTGTTTCATCCTTCCCAAGGGAAATAGACTGACCATCCTCACACCCGTCACCGCAATCTGCTCCCTGCCCTGCATTACCAACCCAGCTTAAGAATACATCGTGATGGTAATCCTGATTTGCATCACTCTCGTTTACATGTACAACGGAATCCATGGTGGCAGCAACGAAAAGTCGTAAATCTTTTGAGGAAAGATCTTCTTCAGAGGTAATGGTCAACTTAACCAGAGCATCATATTCACTGAACAGGGTCCCTTCAAGAGATAGAGAGAGGGGAGTTTCTTCATCCATCATATTTGCGGCATAGCTGGGAAGATCTTCCCATACAGAAAGAACCTGCATTTCGCCTCCAAAAACAAACCACGGATACCACCCCAGCGATTCTGAATAAGGAAAACCATTTCCGCTTGTAAACCTGTAATCAACAGGATCACTCTGACTGTTGGAGTTTTCCATGAGACCGTTCAAATGATCTTCCCTGTGAAAATGAATGATGATCCAGTTACGGGCCATATCATGACCCAAATAAGATGGACTCCCTGGATTATTCCAATCGTGCAAGAAACCAGTGACAGCGACACAGTAAGGACAGGTTTCTGTTGAAACCATCTCAAGAAAGGCACGCTTCTTTTCAGCATGAACAGTGCCGATCAGAAAAAATACCAAAAGCGAGATTCTGAGATATTTCATCACAATCAACCTGTGAGTTCTAGTATGAGAGCCTTTGCATTATTAAACATCTGGATCATTTGATGA
This DNA window, taken from Candidatus Neomarinimicrobiota bacterium, encodes the following:
- a CDS encoding T9SS type A sorting domain-containing protein — translated: MKYLRISLLVFFLIGTVHAEKKRAFLEMVSTETCPYCVAVTGFLHDWNNPGSPSYLGHDMARNWIIIHFHREDHLNGLMENSNSQSDPVDYRFTSGNGFPYSESLGWYPWFVFGGEMQVLSVWEDLPSYAANMMDEETPLSLSLEGTLFSEYDALVKLTITSEEDLSSKDLRLFVAATMDSVVHVNESDANQDYHHDVFLSWVGNAGQGADCGDGCEDGQSISLGKDETVVKTYSWTLDENPPVNPDPYVNPISWDKKNIKIVAFVQDFGTSEILQAATIARTGGIQTGINDELVLPDGFALKQNYPNPFNPTTTISYDLPEQAQVTLGIYDILGKQITTLVNQSQDAGKRIAVWDGTDDLGRQVSAGVYLYQIQAGDFSQTRKMLLLK